The following coding sequences are from one Nicotiana tabacum cultivar K326 chromosome 1, ASM71507v2, whole genome shotgun sequence window:
- the LOC107779529 gene encoding putative purine permease 11, translated as MDSTQEVELQIPVAGKESSRIQMLDDDTNHQQQQLSRFSKDYRWWFRICVYITFLLVGQSAATLLGRFYYDKGGNSKWMATFVQSAGFPILIPLLFLLKSSKIASSSSSEKPSKCHLYLLYVFFGLLLAGNNLMYSYGLLYLPVSTYSLICASQLAFNVLFSFLLNAQKFTALILNSVVIVTISASLLAVHSESDTTSTKLSVGKYVIGFVCTVAASATYALYLSLLELTFKRVIKSESFDTILKMIIYSSFVATCACVVGLYASGEWRNLTAEMNGFQKGEVSYLMTLIWTAVIWQIGSVGLLGLIFEVSSLFSNVISTLGSPVVPVLAVIFFHDKMDGEKVIALLLALWGFLSYIYQNYLDDSKAKSSNSDVENSS; from the exons ATGGACTCTACTCAAGAAGTGGAACTGCAAATCCCAG TGGCTGGAAAAGAATCAAGCAGAATACAAATGTTAGATGATGACACAAACCACCAACAGCAGCAACTTTCAAGATTCAGTAAAGACTACAGATGGTGGTTTAGAATATGTGTATACATCACTTTCCTACTTGTTGGACAATCTGCAGCTACACTTTTAGGAAGATTTTACTATGATAAAGGTGGGAATAGTAAATGGATGGCAACATTTGTTCAATCAGCTGGTTTTCCTATCTTGATTCCACTCTTGTTTCTCCTTAAATCTTCAAAAATTGCCTCCTCCTCATCGTCCGAAAAACCATCAAAATGTCACCTTTATCTCCTCTATGTATTTTTTGGCCTACTATTAGCAGGTAACAATTTGATGTATTCATATGGTCTGTTATATCTTCCAGTCTCAACTTATTCCCTCATTTGTGCATCTCAATTAGCCTTCAATGTCCTGTTCTCGTTCCTATTAAACGCGCAAAAATTCACAGCCTTAATACTCAACTCTGTAGTGATTGTCACAATTTCAGCTTCACTATTAGCAGTTCATTCTGAATCTGATACTACTAGTACAAAATTATCAGTTGGAAAATACGTGATCGGATTCGTTTGCACTGTAGCTGCTTCAGCAACTTATGCACTATACCTCTCTTTATTAGAACTAACTTTCAAGAGGGTGATCAAAAGTGAGTCATTTGACACAATCTTGAAAATGATAATTTATTCATCATTTGTAGCAACTTGTGCTTGTGTTGTGGGGCTATACGCGAGCGGAGAATGGAGAAATTTAACAGCAGAAATGAATGGTTTTCAGAAGGGGGAAGTTTCATATTTGATGACATTGATCTGGACTGCTGTTATTTGGCAAATTGGTTCTGTTGGTTTATTAGGGTTGATATTTGAAGTGTCTTCTTTGTTCTCTAATGTGATAAGTACTTTGGGTTCACCTGTTGTGCCAGTTCTTGCTGTGATTTTCTTCCATGATAAAATGGATGGTGAAAAAGTTATTGCATTGTTGCTTGCTCTTTGGGGATTTCTTTCCTATATTTATCAGAATTATCTTGATGATTCTAAAGCTAAGTCCTCAAATTCTGATGTGGAGAATTCTTCTTAA